TCCGAGTGCTGCAACATCTACAACTGTGGCCTGGACAACATCCGCTCCATCCGAGTGGAGAGTGGAGCGTGAGTCACAGCCTGTACGCCTGCGCCACTCTGTGGAcagttgactgtgtgtgtgtgtgtgtgtgtgtgtgtgtgtgcgtgtgtgtgtgttttttcctatATCTGCCTTTTCAGATGAAATACTGAGAACGAGTTGTAGCCTATCATTAAAAACCTGCTGAGCTGACAAGGTCTTTGAACCCGTCTCGAAGAGGAGTTTCACTCTGTGGAGCCTATTCAGAGCGGGTGTGCGCGCGTCACCTGTGGTCAACAATTACCCTTGGTCAGTAGTGGATAATTCAAGGccacaggattttttttatccttttgatAAAATGGTGTGATACTTTCATTTCAAGTGTCAAGATCCCTCTGAGGAAAAACGCACAAATTCTTTAGAAATTTCAAACTGCTCTAAACCTATACCTACTATAATATTTTATACTACGGATACTGTTACTCTATTCTGTGGCCCAGTCTTCACATTGATTCCTAATTACAATGTGAAAACCTCTGAAAACCTGTtttcaaatattacattttttctcaaTAACTAAATATTCATGACTAAAAGAGCAACAATCAACGTTAAGAAACTTTCTGGGGTATTTTCAGTGctgaaaagtacatttactcaagtgtggtaattcattttttgaggtatttttactttacttgagatTTTCTGCTTAGggtgttttatatattttatactgcTCTAGGCAAatgctttactttttactccacgAGATGTATTTAACACGtatagttactagttccttgtCCGATAAATAAATTACCTCAGTTAAATTCCGTATTTGAAGCAGATAACAAAAAATTTAAGTACCATTAACATATTTATACATCATTAATAATGATCCAATAAAAGAATTATTTCTAGGATTTTTTCTTGTAACGGAGTATTTTACTAGtgtggtattactacttttacttaagtacgtTATTTAGATGCTTCCACCACTGGGTATTATTCATTAAGAGAAAATCAGCTGATCTGCGTTATGAGGACTGTGTGGCTGCGCTTTGATCCGATCCGTCTGACAGCGCCCGTCCTACAATCATTAGCCTACATTTGGATTCAAATCTTGCTCATTTCTGATTGGTTAATGGACTATCTGACGTTACCTCTTCTCAAACCAGTGAGaagaacacagaaaaacagaaatacagaaatctctcatctaatcaaccaaaacgtTTGCTGGATGAGAAAATATGTTATTGGGGTCATTAATATGAGGCGTATTTGATAAACCCCAAATGTACAAGGAAATAGTTCAACTTCACAGCCCGTTACCATAACGACCCAACACGTATCAGTAACAAGAATTTTTTACCCAAGACAATAATTACATTGACACACCATGAGATATACTTGTTGGGCTTCTATTTGGAAATATAAACTCTTAAAGTAGATACAAAGGTAATATTTTCAGATTTAATTGATAACCTTTCGTGACGTTTgattatttcttgtttttcgGATAAGGGATTGCATTTCTTTAGCTTTGGGAGACGCActaaatactgtacttttgtcatttatattaacatatttaatgtGCACATTAGGAAACTAACTCTAGCGTCCCAGCATTTGGTTGTATTCAAACTGAATCAGCAAATCAGcaactttttcttcttgtgtggGTGTTAAATGCCTAAATAATGCAGTTGTGTTTTATCAACTGCATGTCATTATACTTCCCAGATCTTGTCTTGGTTGGAAAGAATGCCGTCTCTTCCTCTGTATACATCAAGCAGCCTTCTGTTGGTGACTCCTCACAGGCTAAGAAAACAATTTGAACTCTTAAGTAATCCAGGAGCTTAGTATTCTCCTCTCCTCTAAGCACACTTGTGCCACCCTCGGTATTTTGACGGACTTCAGACCAGAACTTTACTCTGAGCAGTGTTATACGTAACAGGCCAGACAGCCTTAGTCATGCTGTGTAGAGCTTGCCAAGGTCATAGTAGTGATTTGCCAATCACTGCTGTCTTCAGCAGCTGAATGCAGATATACAGCAGCTCCAGTTTTTCTGAGTGAAAAGTACTGAGAATTGATAATTAATGTCAATGCAACTGTGCAATTTGTAACCTAAGGTAAGGAAACACAATACCTGAATACCAACTTCATCACATTTGTAGAAACAGAGTAGTTGGATGGCAACCCACAAACGTTACAGGCATTATTCAGAACCAAATCTTAGCCCAATGAGCACCCAGGACAGTGTGGACAGTTGTTTCTCCTGCCTCGGTTGTTGAGAGAGTTTTCCAACTCCTCGAGGTTTCAGAGCCAACGGAAAAGAACTATGGCGTGGTGGATAAAACCCTTAGGGATTAAATGGTCTGAATTAGGACACTTTGGCACTGTGGAGAGTGTTCaatgtacaaaaagaaaagccagGACCCTCTGAGTGCACTGTTTCTTGTGTCAAATAGAGGGCCAGAACTGTAAAATTGTCCTATCTGTAGACTGTGCACCCTCTCCTTGTTTGCTTTATTCTCCTTCCAACCTGTCTGTTTTATGTTCATGTACTGATTCCAAACACTGTTTGCCACTGTTACTCACCCATCTGACCATTTCACTCTTCTCTCTTTCACCCATGGGTCCAGTTGGGTGGGATTCGAGCATCATGACTTTCAGGGCCAGCAGTTCATCCTGGAGAGGGGCGAGTACCCAAACTGGGATGCCTACAGTGGCTCCCTGTCCTACCACAACGAACGCTTCATGTCCTTCCGCCCCATCTACTGCGCTGTGAGTACATGCAGAGGATAAAATAAGTCATaggaagagagaagggggagtgAAAGAGCGAGAAAGGCTGATTGGAAATGAGAAGATAGTGTGTGATGCCATACAGCAAGGAGCTGAAACTGCTCAAAAATGGAAATGAGACTACTGGGGGGCAAACATCTGGTGCTCTAACACTAGGCCTAACACTAGGGCTACGTAGGGcagggcgatatggagaaaatcaaatatcacaatgcttttgaccaaatacctcaataacAATATTGTTAGGTTGACAGgcggtgctttcacaaaatagttCCACAATtagatttgtgataaataatcgTTAGTATTGTGCACATGaagactaagtgggtaaaaagCAATTAATAGAACAGCTGAttgaattatttgttttctataatcgagcagccctaccTGACACTGGTTCTCTGTTGCACCCCTGCACAGTCTCACGAGAGCAGCCGCATGATGATCTTTGAGAGAGAAAACTTCATGGGACGCTGCAGCGAGCTGTGTGACGACTACCCCTCCCTGCAGGCCATGGGCTGGTTTAGGCCTGAGGTGGGATCCATGCATGTGCAGTGTGGCGCGTAAGTCCCAGCTTCATCCCAACACAATATGGTTCAAGTTAAATGATTGCTCTTTATCATAAAGAAGTTTCAGAGGGCTTTGAAGAGGAACAAATGAAGCTAAAAAGAACAGCGGTACTATGACAGACATAATCCACAATGTAGTTATATTACTGCTGTCAAAAGATTCAAATATTGTATCGTGTTTAATCacattaaagtcagaattaactcgcaattaatcacacatttttatctgttctaaattttcaattattttttctcattttaatgctcttatcaacgtGGAAAAGTGGATCATCGTGTTTtgtgcaattgtttttttattaaaacaacattggcatataggcACACGGTATCATGTTcataagcaacaacaaaaagcctCATTTGTAGGGCTCggtattgtttaaaaaaggggTCTTTTTTAATCCAAGGAGCCCTTAACTGAGAGAGATAAATCAGgtaccccctactacatatattgtataaaatcaAGTTGTATATTAAAATgagcctacaataacatgtggGACTTTTTAATGCAGATAAGAGCTActaaaataacactttttagcttgatttttttaaatcatgttttaccATTAAACATGCATGTGGCACAGTAAATCCCTAGGATGATCTGGATCCGGGACCACCTTAGACCCATTTCATGAGATCTTTCTGGAAAAATCGGCAACTTTTAAAGAAGAATTCGACAACAAGGCAGCCGTGCTTGGTATTTTTGCAGAacgattgtaaagatttacagaTGATATGCTTTCACCTcatctaactgggacattttgggaccgaCTGGTGGGATTGCTATTAGCAAAGTGTACacggcgatacactggtaacagcaaattacatttaaccatgtatgtatccagctaatttaacaTTGGCTGATTAATAACAAGAAACTGCGGAACAAAATGCTAAAAACATATTGACAGATACAGCAACACTGTCACTATTACCTACAGTTTGTGCACCAGAGAGCATTGACAATTGTATTTTGTTGCTATAAAAATTTCCACTCAGTTCATTTATACCTTTTAAATTCTTTAACATATGAATTTAATCTGAATACCACTTGGATAAATTCTTAATGTAAAGCaaatcagaaacatttaaatgagcTTTTCTTGTTTACCTTCTTGACCCTCTTCCTTCTCCGTCTTTCATCAGCTTTGTGTGCTATGAGTACCCGGGTTATAGAGGCCAGCAGTACATCATGGAGTGTGAGAGACACAGCGGAGACTACCAGCACTGGAGGAACTGGGGCTCCCACTGCCAGACTCCCAAGATCCAGTCCATCAGACGCATCAGGCACTGAGAAGCAACGGATTAGGATTTGCAACAGTCACAGCTCAGGCTCACACCTGGACGCTATGGGCCATAAGCCTGAACTTTAGATTTGGTTCTGAGTTTAAGGCTTGAATTGTCAGGACTGCAACTACAACGCAAACCATCAGTGACGTAGAAGCTACCTCTTTATCTCGGCTCATAGTCACATTTCTGTTAAgcctcattttgttttaacacaaataaagcTCAGATTCAGAACCTGGGAAGTCCTTTGTTTCATTCCTGTGTGAGTGCACAtgtgcagagaaaatgaaagccaaGGGATACCATGTTTAtaatgcaaaacacaaaataaagaagCAGTTTAATTACTATCAGCATTTGACTGGTTGGAACAACTACAACTTAAAGCAGGGCCCTTCAACGTTTTATAAGCCAAGGACCCATTGACAGAAACAGATCAGGGACCACTACCACATATACAAAACCTTCTCACTCCCAAGTTGTAACATGTGGACACCTGGACAGGACCCCTTGGCGTAACCATTCAACATGATGGGCACCCTCAGAGTAACATTCTAACGTGCAGGGAAGTCCCGTGGACTTTAATGGAGCCCCGTCCTGGTAAAATATTAACGACAGGGGACCATGACGATTCAAGCAGATCTCGGGGATGACTGGCCCACTATGGAATTAAAAAAtagcacaaaaaatatataacatttaaacatagAGAGAGGCAAAATAACAGCTCATCCCTTTttcacagctgttttttttaacattgctcTATAAATAAGGTTTTCGCCAGCATTTGTTTTCAGATATGGTGTCACACTGACGAGATATAGGCATTACACACTGTGATACAATAGTCGATTATTTAATCATACGATCATTTATAACTTTGCCTAGCTTCATTTAAATCTGGtgtaattgttttattgtttaagaAACGCATTTGCCATGATTTGGTGTAACCCCGCTCTGCACTGGCATATGTATTGTTTTCCTATGGGAATGGCGGTGCCGCCCAACTGAACTTGGCGTTGCGCACCACTCGGGAGTGTGTGACGACGTCCCTGCGCTGCTCTTGCTTCTCTGCCCTGCGCGCCCCTCGACGCCTCTGCACGCATCTTCAACTTGGTAACTAAAATAAATGGTAACGATTATCCCCACAGCGACCTAGTAAGGTCAA
The sequence above is drawn from the Etheostoma cragini isolate CJK2018 chromosome 2, CSU_Ecrag_1.0, whole genome shotgun sequence genome and encodes:
- the LOC117961403 gene encoding beta-crystallin A1-like is translated as MNRFTRTHMTSPMYFPGMGTAPFFKVTVFEREYFQGKCIEFTSECCNIYNCGLDNIRSIRVESGAWVGFEHHDFQGQQFILERGEYPNWDAYSGSLSYHNERFMSFRPIYCASHESSRMMIFERENFMGRCSELCDDYPSLQAMGWFRPEVGSMHVQCGAFVCYEYPGYRGQQYIMECERHSGDYQHWRNWGSHCQTPKIQSIRRIRH